Proteins found in one Nocardia brasiliensis ATCC 700358 genomic segment:
- a CDS encoding alpha/beta hydrolase, with the protein MTGLGVTTASAADPIIDGKSLLANPTAPDGSKITKAEYKDDRNIRLYVYSAAMDQKVIIDVQRPADASVPRPTLYLLNGAGGGQDDASWQAKTDALKFLSDKNVNVIQPIGGKWSYYTDWIKDDPTLGRNKWKTFFTEELPPLVDGALGTNGVNAIAGLSTSGTTVLSLPIAKPGLYKAAAAYSGCAQTSDPVGSEFVKLTVETWGGGDTENMWGPQGSAEWVANDPYVHAEGLRGLDLYISTGNGLPGQYDTLDGKYALPGAYGLANQIIIGGVIEAGTNFCTNNLKNKLESLGIPATYNFRNSGTHSWGYWRDEFQLSWPVLARGLGI; encoded by the coding sequence ATGACCGGTCTGGGCGTGACCACCGCGTCGGCTGCTGACCCGATCATCGACGGGAAGAGTCTGCTGGCCAACCCGACCGCCCCCGACGGTTCGAAGATCACCAAGGCCGAGTACAAGGACGACCGGAACATCCGGCTGTACGTGTACTCCGCGGCGATGGACCAGAAGGTCATCATCGACGTGCAGCGTCCGGCCGACGCCTCGGTGCCGCGCCCGACGCTGTACCTGCTCAACGGCGCGGGCGGTGGCCAGGACGACGCCTCCTGGCAGGCGAAGACCGACGCGCTGAAGTTCTTGTCGGACAAGAACGTCAACGTCATCCAGCCGATCGGTGGCAAGTGGAGCTACTACACCGACTGGATCAAGGACGACCCGACGCTCGGCCGCAACAAGTGGAAGACCTTCTTCACCGAGGAGCTGCCGCCGCTGGTCGACGGCGCCCTCGGCACCAACGGCGTGAACGCGATCGCGGGTCTGTCCACCTCGGGCACCACCGTGCTCTCGCTGCCCATCGCCAAGCCCGGCCTGTACAAGGCGGCCGCGGCGTACAGCGGTTGCGCGCAGACCAGTGACCCGGTCGGCTCGGAGTTCGTGAAGCTCACGGTCGAGACCTGGGGCGGTGGCGACACCGAGAACATGTGGGGCCCACAGGGTTCGGCCGAATGGGTGGCCAACGATCCCTACGTGCACGCCGAGGGCCTGCGCGGGCTGGACCTCTACATCTCGACCGGCAACGGCCTGCCCGGCCAGTACGACACGCTGGACGGCAAGTACGCGCTTCCCGGCGCCTACGGTCTGGCCAACCAGATCATCATCGGCGGCGTGATCGAGGCGGGCACCAACTTCTGCACCAACAACCTCAAGAACAAGCTGGAGTCGCTGGGCATCCCGGCGACCTACAACTTCCGCAACAGCGGCACCCACTCGTGGGGCTACTGGCGCGACGAGTTCCAGCTGTCCTGGCCCGTCCTCGCCCGGGGCCTCGGCATCTGA
- a CDS encoding Nramp family divalent metal transporter — protein MAESAKSATQRARAASLLLGPAFVAAIAYVDPGNVASNISAGAQFGYLLVWVIVMANVMAGLVQFLSAKLGLVTGLSLPEAVRDRSSKWTRLAYWGQAETVAMATDLAEVVGGAIALNLLFDLPLLVGGVITGVVSMGLLLVQDKRGQRPFERVITGLLAIIAIGFLASVFISPPSAGGTIGGLVPRFQGTESVLLAAAMIGATVMPHAVYLHSGLARDRHGHPEPGPMRARLLRVTKVDVLLAMLLAGTVNLAMLLMAANTLRGREVETLQDAHTAVGDVLGPVAALLLAIGLLASGLASTSVGAYAGAMIMQGLLRRHIPLMMRRLVTLVPALVILAIGIDPTRALIISQVVLSFGIPFALIPLVRLTSDRTLMGADTNHRVTTALAWLIAGIISALNVALIYLTITGA, from the coding sequence TTGGCTGAGTCCGCTAAATCCGCCACCCAGCGCGCCCGGGCGGCCAGTCTGCTGCTGGGCCCGGCGTTCGTGGCCGCGATCGCCTACGTCGACCCCGGCAATGTCGCGTCGAACATCAGCGCGGGCGCGCAGTTCGGGTATCTGCTCGTGTGGGTCATCGTGATGGCCAACGTGATGGCGGGCCTGGTCCAATTCCTCTCGGCCAAGCTGGGTTTGGTGACCGGACTGTCGCTGCCGGAAGCGGTGCGCGACCGGTCGAGCAAATGGACCCGCCTGGCCTACTGGGGGCAGGCCGAGACCGTCGCGATGGCGACCGACCTGGCCGAGGTGGTCGGCGGCGCGATCGCGCTGAACCTGCTGTTCGATCTGCCGCTGCTGGTCGGCGGCGTGATCACCGGCGTGGTCTCGATGGGTCTGCTGCTCGTGCAGGACAAGCGCGGCCAGCGGCCGTTCGAGCGGGTGATCACCGGGTTGCTCGCCATCATCGCGATCGGCTTCCTGGCCAGCGTGTTCATCTCACCGCCTTCGGCCGGCGGCACCATCGGCGGACTGGTGCCCCGATTCCAGGGCACCGAGAGCGTGCTGCTCGCGGCGGCGATGATCGGCGCGACGGTCATGCCGCACGCGGTGTACCTGCACTCCGGCCTGGCCCGAGATCGGCACGGGCACCCGGAGCCGGGACCGATGCGGGCCAGGCTGCTGCGCGTCACCAAGGTCGACGTGCTGCTGGCCATGCTGCTCGCGGGCACGGTGAACCTGGCGATGCTGCTGATGGCCGCGAACACGCTGCGTGGTCGCGAGGTCGAGACCCTGCAGGACGCGCACACCGCGGTCGGCGATGTGCTCGGCCCGGTCGCCGCTCTGCTCCTCGCCATCGGCCTGCTCGCCTCCGGGCTGGCCTCCACGTCGGTGGGCGCCTACGCGGGCGCGATGATCATGCAGGGCCTGCTGCGCAGGCATATCCCGCTGATGATGCGGCGGCTGGTCACACTGGTCCCGGCACTGGTCATTCTGGCCATCGGCATCGATCCCACACGCGCGCTGATCATTTCGCAGGTGGTGCTCTCGTTCGGCATCCCGTTCGCGCTGATCCCGCTGGTGCGTCTGACCAGCGATCGCACCCTGATGGGCGCGGACACCAACCACCGCGTCACCACCGCGCTGGCCTGGCTGATCGCCGGGATCATCTCCGCGCTCAACGTGGCGCTGATCTACCTGACCATCACCGGCGCGTGA